One Brassica napus cultivar Da-Ae chromosome A5, Da-Ae, whole genome shotgun sequence DNA window includes the following coding sequences:
- the LOC106353601 gene encoding protein DETOXIFICATION 42 isoform X3 — translation MMSEDGYTKEIPFDFPRNPLCIFLSDFRSVFKFDELGLEIARIALPAALALTADPIASLVDTAFIGQIGPVELAAVGVSIALFNQVSRIAIFPLVSITTSFVAEEDACSSEENTNQDYKECIETGINNTKEETQELIPGNISTPDESKNSCSIFSVSESPVKKRNIPSASSALIIGAILGLLQAVFLISSAKPLLSFMGVKHDSPMLGPAQRYLSLRSLGAPAVLLSLATQGVFRGFKDTTTPLYATVIGDVTNIILDPIFIFVFRLGVTGAATAHVISHCTRRTHFHGSFPSLLAGLVSNFTSCRWVRCSWPGNTCECVCQKGLQKSCSYCFTCVAGLHFGARLFTKDDKVLHLISIGLPFVAGTQPINALAFVFDGVNFGASDFGYAAASLVMVAIVSVLCLVLLSATHGFIGLWFGLTIYMSLRAAVGFWRIGTATGPWSFLRR, via the exons ATGATGTCTGAAGATGGCTACACCAAAGAAATTCCTTTTGATTTTCCAAGAAACCCTCTTTGCATCTTCTTAAGTGATTTCAG ATCAGTTTTTAAATTTGATGAGCTCGGTTTGGAGATAGCAAGAATAGCTTTACCTGCAGCACTTGCATTAACAGCTGATCCTATTGCATCTCTTGTGGACACAGCCTTCATTGGCCAAATTG GTCCTGTAGAGCTTGCTGCAGTTGGAGTTTCAATTGCTTTGTTTAACCAAGTTTCAAGAATCGCTATCTTCCCTCTCGTTAGCATCACAACTTCCTTTGTAGCAGAGGAAGATGCTTGTAGTTCTGAGGAAAACACAAACCAAGATTATAAAGAATGTATTGAAACTGGTATTAATAACACAAAGGAGGAAACTCAAGAACTGATTCCTGGAAACA TTTCTACACCAGATGAATCTAAAAACAGTTGCAGTATCTTTAGTGTTAGTGAATCTCCAGTCAAGAAAAGAAACATACCATCAGCTTCTTCTGCTTTAATCATTGGAGCCATTCTTGGCCTTCTTCAGGCTGTGTTTCTTATATCCTCAGCCAAACCTCTCTTGAGTTTCATGGGAGTTAAACAT GATTCTCCAATGTTGGGACCTGCTCAGAGATATTTATCTCTCAGATCACTTGGTGCACCCGCTGTTCTTCTCTCGCTTGCGACACAAGGTGTTTTCCGTGGATTTAAAGACACGACAACTCCATTATACGCAACTG TGATTGGAGATGTCACAAATATAATACTCGACCCTATTTTCATATTCGTTTTTCGTCTAGGCGTTACAGGGGCAGCCACTGCTCATGTTATATCCCA CTGCACGAGAAGGACCCACTTCCATGGCAGCTTTCCAAGTTTGCTTGCAGGTTTGGTTAGCAACTTCACTTCTTGCAGATGGGTTCGCTGTAGCTGGCCAG GCAATACTTGCGAGTGCGTTTGCCAAAAAGGACTACAAAAGAGCTGCAGCTACTGCTTCACGTGTGTTGCAG GTTTGCATTTCGGAGCAAGACTATTCACTAAAGACGATAAAGTGTTACACCTCATTAGCATAGGACTTCCG TTCGTGGCAGGGACACAACCAATCAATGCCTTAGCATTTGTATTCGATGGAGTTAACTTTGGAGCATCTGATTTTGGTTATGCTGCAGCTTCATTAGTTATGGTGGCTATAGTTAGCGTTTTGTGTTTGGTCTTACTCTCGGCGACTCATGGGTTTATTGGTCTTTGGTTTGGTCTTACCATTTACATGAGTCTTAGAGCAGCCGTTGGATTCTGGCG GATTGGGACAGCGACAGGACCTTGGTCTTTTCTCAGAAGATAA
- the LOC106353601 gene encoding protein DETOXIFICATION 42 isoform X2: protein MMSEDGYTKEIPFDFPRNPLCIFLSDFRSVFKFDELGLEIARIALPAALALTADPIASLVDTAFIGQIGPVELAAVGVSIALFNQVSRIAIFPLVSITTSFVAEEDACSSEENTNQDYKECIETGINNTKEETQELIPGNISTPDESKNSCSIFSVSESPVKKRNIPSASSALIIGAILGLLQAVFLISSAKPLLSFMGVKHDSPMLGPAQRYLSLRSLGAPAVLLSLATQGVFRGFKDTTTPLYATVIGDVTNIILDPIFIFVFRLGVTGAATAHVISQYLMCGILLWKLMGQVDIFKMSTKHLQFCRFMKNAAREGPTSMAAFQVCLQVWLATSLLADGFAVAGQAILASAFAKKDYKRAAATASRVLQLGLVLGFLLAVILGTGLHFGARLFTKDDKVLHLISIGLPFVAGTQPINALAFVFDGVNFGASDFGYAAASLVMVAIVSVLCLVLLSATHGFIGLWFGLTIYMSLRAAVGFWRIGTATGPWSFLRR from the exons ATGATGTCTGAAGATGGCTACACCAAAGAAATTCCTTTTGATTTTCCAAGAAACCCTCTTTGCATCTTCTTAAGTGATTTCAG ATCAGTTTTTAAATTTGATGAGCTCGGTTTGGAGATAGCAAGAATAGCTTTACCTGCAGCACTTGCATTAACAGCTGATCCTATTGCATCTCTTGTGGACACAGCCTTCATTGGCCAAATTG GTCCTGTAGAGCTTGCTGCAGTTGGAGTTTCAATTGCTTTGTTTAACCAAGTTTCAAGAATCGCTATCTTCCCTCTCGTTAGCATCACAACTTCCTTTGTAGCAGAGGAAGATGCTTGTAGTTCTGAGGAAAACACAAACCAAGATTATAAAGAATGTATTGAAACTGGTATTAATAACACAAAGGAGGAAACTCAAGAACTGATTCCTGGAAACA TTTCTACACCAGATGAATCTAAAAACAGTTGCAGTATCTTTAGTGTTAGTGAATCTCCAGTCAAGAAAAGAAACATACCATCAGCTTCTTCTGCTTTAATCATTGGAGCCATTCTTGGCCTTCTTCAGGCTGTGTTTCTTATATCCTCAGCCAAACCTCTCTTGAGTTTCATGGGAGTTAAACAT GATTCTCCAATGTTGGGACCTGCTCAGAGATATTTATCTCTCAGATCACTTGGTGCACCCGCTGTTCTTCTCTCGCTTGCGACACAAGGTGTTTTCCGTGGATTTAAAGACACGACAACTCCATTATACGCAACTG TGATTGGAGATGTCACAAATATAATACTCGACCCTATTTTCATATTCGTTTTTCGTCTAGGCGTTACAGGGGCAGCCACTGCTCATGTTATATCCCA ATACCTAATGTGTGGAATACTCTTGTGGAAACTGATGGGTCAAGtcgatatttttaaaatgagtaCCAAACATCTTCAGTTCTGTAGATTTATGAAAAATG CTGCACGAGAAGGACCCACTTCCATGGCAGCTTTCCAAGTTTGCTTGCAGGTTTGGTTAGCAACTTCACTTCTTGCAGATGGGTTCGCTGTAGCTGGCCAG GCAATACTTGCGAGTGCGTTTGCCAAAAAGGACTACAAAAGAGCTGCAGCTACTGCTTCACGTGTGTTGCAG TTGGGACTGGTTCTTGGTTTTCTACTCGCGGTTATACTTGGAACAGGTTTGCATTTCGGAGCAAGACTATTCACTAAAGACGATAAAGTGTTACACCTCATTAGCATAGGACTTCCG TTCGTGGCAGGGACACAACCAATCAATGCCTTAGCATTTGTATTCGATGGAGTTAACTTTGGAGCATCTGATTTTGGTTATGCTGCAGCTTCATTAGTTATGGTGGCTATAGTTAGCGTTTTGTGTTTGGTCTTACTCTCGGCGACTCATGGGTTTATTGGTCTTTGGTTTGGTCTTACCATTTACATGAGTCTTAGAGCAGCCGTTGGATTCTGGCG GATTGGGACAGCGACAGGACCTTGGTCTTTTCTCAGAAGATAA
- the LOC106353601 gene encoding protein DETOXIFICATION 42 isoform X1: MMSEDGYTKEIPFDFPRNPLCIFLSDFRSVFKFDELGLEIARIALPAALALTADPIASLVDTAFIGQIGPVELAAVGVSIALFNQVSRIAIFPLVSITTSFVAEEDACSSEENTNQDYKECIETGINNTKEETQELIPGNISTPDESKNSCSIFSVSESPVKKRNIPSASSALIIGAILGLLQAVFLISSAKPLLSFMGVKHDSPMLGPAQRYLSLRSLGAPAVLLSLATQGVFRGFKDTTTPLYATVIGDVTNIILDPIFIFVFRLGVTGAATAHVISQYLMCGILLWKLMGQVDIFKMSTKHLQFCRFMKNGFLLLMRVVAVTFCVTLSASLAAREGPTSMAAFQVCLQVWLATSLLADGFAVAGQAILASAFAKKDYKRAAATASRVLQLGLVLGFLLAVILGTGLHFGARLFTKDDKVLHLISIGLPFVAGTQPINALAFVFDGVNFGASDFGYAAASLVMVAIVSVLCLVLLSATHGFIGLWFGLTIYMSLRAAVGFWRIGTATGPWSFLRR, translated from the exons ATGATGTCTGAAGATGGCTACACCAAAGAAATTCCTTTTGATTTTCCAAGAAACCCTCTTTGCATCTTCTTAAGTGATTTCAG ATCAGTTTTTAAATTTGATGAGCTCGGTTTGGAGATAGCAAGAATAGCTTTACCTGCAGCACTTGCATTAACAGCTGATCCTATTGCATCTCTTGTGGACACAGCCTTCATTGGCCAAATTG GTCCTGTAGAGCTTGCTGCAGTTGGAGTTTCAATTGCTTTGTTTAACCAAGTTTCAAGAATCGCTATCTTCCCTCTCGTTAGCATCACAACTTCCTTTGTAGCAGAGGAAGATGCTTGTAGTTCTGAGGAAAACACAAACCAAGATTATAAAGAATGTATTGAAACTGGTATTAATAACACAAAGGAGGAAACTCAAGAACTGATTCCTGGAAACA TTTCTACACCAGATGAATCTAAAAACAGTTGCAGTATCTTTAGTGTTAGTGAATCTCCAGTCAAGAAAAGAAACATACCATCAGCTTCTTCTGCTTTAATCATTGGAGCCATTCTTGGCCTTCTTCAGGCTGTGTTTCTTATATCCTCAGCCAAACCTCTCTTGAGTTTCATGGGAGTTAAACAT GATTCTCCAATGTTGGGACCTGCTCAGAGATATTTATCTCTCAGATCACTTGGTGCACCCGCTGTTCTTCTCTCGCTTGCGACACAAGGTGTTTTCCGTGGATTTAAAGACACGACAACTCCATTATACGCAACTG TGATTGGAGATGTCACAAATATAATACTCGACCCTATTTTCATATTCGTTTTTCGTCTAGGCGTTACAGGGGCAGCCACTGCTCATGTTATATCCCA ATACCTAATGTGTGGAATACTCTTGTGGAAACTGATGGGTCAAGtcgatatttttaaaatgagtaCCAAACATCTTCAGTTCTGTAGATTTATGAAAAATG GCTTTCTTTTACTGATGAGAGTAGTTGCAGTGACATTTTGTGTAACTCTTTCTGCGTCACTAGCTGCACGAGAAGGACCCACTTCCATGGCAGCTTTCCAAGTTTGCTTGCAGGTTTGGTTAGCAACTTCACTTCTTGCAGATGGGTTCGCTGTAGCTGGCCAG GCAATACTTGCGAGTGCGTTTGCCAAAAAGGACTACAAAAGAGCTGCAGCTACTGCTTCACGTGTGTTGCAG TTGGGACTGGTTCTTGGTTTTCTACTCGCGGTTATACTTGGAACAGGTTTGCATTTCGGAGCAAGACTATTCACTAAAGACGATAAAGTGTTACACCTCATTAGCATAGGACTTCCG TTCGTGGCAGGGACACAACCAATCAATGCCTTAGCATTTGTATTCGATGGAGTTAACTTTGGAGCATCTGATTTTGGTTATGCTGCAGCTTCATTAGTTATGGTGGCTATAGTTAGCGTTTTGTGTTTGGTCTTACTCTCGGCGACTCATGGGTTTATTGGTCTTTGGTTTGGTCTTACCATTTACATGAGTCTTAGAGCAGCCGTTGGATTCTGGCG GATTGGGACAGCGACAGGACCTTGGTCTTTTCTCAGAAGATAA
- the LOC106353601 gene encoding protein DETOXIFICATION 42 isoform X4 codes for MMSEDGYTKEIPFDFPRNPLCIFLSDFRSVFKFDELGLEIARIALPAALALTADPIASLVDTAFIGQIGPVELAAVGVSIALFNQVSRIAIFPLVSITTSFVAEEDACSSEENTNQDYKECIETGINNTKEETQELIPGNISTPDESKNSCSIFSVSESPVKKRNIPSASSALIIGAILGLLQAVFLISSAKPLLSFMGVKHDSPMLGPAQRYLSLRSLGAPAVLLSLATQGVFRGFKDTTTPLYATVIGDVTNIILDPIFIFVFRLGVTGAATAHVISQYLMCGILLWKLMGQVDIFKMSTKHLQFCRFMKNGFLLLMRVVAVTFCVTLSASLAAREGPTSMAAFQVCLQVWLATSLLADGFAVAGQAILASAFAKKDYKRAAATASRVLQVCISEQDYSLKTIKCYTSLA; via the exons ATGATGTCTGAAGATGGCTACACCAAAGAAATTCCTTTTGATTTTCCAAGAAACCCTCTTTGCATCTTCTTAAGTGATTTCAG ATCAGTTTTTAAATTTGATGAGCTCGGTTTGGAGATAGCAAGAATAGCTTTACCTGCAGCACTTGCATTAACAGCTGATCCTATTGCATCTCTTGTGGACACAGCCTTCATTGGCCAAATTG GTCCTGTAGAGCTTGCTGCAGTTGGAGTTTCAATTGCTTTGTTTAACCAAGTTTCAAGAATCGCTATCTTCCCTCTCGTTAGCATCACAACTTCCTTTGTAGCAGAGGAAGATGCTTGTAGTTCTGAGGAAAACACAAACCAAGATTATAAAGAATGTATTGAAACTGGTATTAATAACACAAAGGAGGAAACTCAAGAACTGATTCCTGGAAACA TTTCTACACCAGATGAATCTAAAAACAGTTGCAGTATCTTTAGTGTTAGTGAATCTCCAGTCAAGAAAAGAAACATACCATCAGCTTCTTCTGCTTTAATCATTGGAGCCATTCTTGGCCTTCTTCAGGCTGTGTTTCTTATATCCTCAGCCAAACCTCTCTTGAGTTTCATGGGAGTTAAACAT GATTCTCCAATGTTGGGACCTGCTCAGAGATATTTATCTCTCAGATCACTTGGTGCACCCGCTGTTCTTCTCTCGCTTGCGACACAAGGTGTTTTCCGTGGATTTAAAGACACGACAACTCCATTATACGCAACTG TGATTGGAGATGTCACAAATATAATACTCGACCCTATTTTCATATTCGTTTTTCGTCTAGGCGTTACAGGGGCAGCCACTGCTCATGTTATATCCCA ATACCTAATGTGTGGAATACTCTTGTGGAAACTGATGGGTCAAGtcgatatttttaaaatgagtaCCAAACATCTTCAGTTCTGTAGATTTATGAAAAATG GCTTTCTTTTACTGATGAGAGTAGTTGCAGTGACATTTTGTGTAACTCTTTCTGCGTCACTAGCTGCACGAGAAGGACCCACTTCCATGGCAGCTTTCCAAGTTTGCTTGCAGGTTTGGTTAGCAACTTCACTTCTTGCAGATGGGTTCGCTGTAGCTGGCCAG GCAATACTTGCGAGTGCGTTTGCCAAAAAGGACTACAAAAGAGCTGCAGCTACTGCTTCACGTGTGTTGCAG GTTTGCATTTCGGAGCAAGACTATTCACTAAAGACGATAAAGTGTTACACCTCATTAGCATAG